One stretch of candidate division TA06 bacterium DNA includes these proteins:
- the rpoN gene encoding RNA polymerase factor sigma-54 yields the protein MEPELRLDLRLQLSPQLIELLKLLQLPRLELEQLIRLELQQNPLLEEVEEELEEDQPEEETAEDSEPEDEFEWAEFLQDGLDSAYKPDRRKTEDFTQQIPEVPASLRDHLITQVHLKAESNEQMLIGEYIVDSLDDDGYLRSVNVEEIATALSVEVEKVEDALALVQSLDPPGVGARELKECLLIQLRNSGKDGGLEVKIVEGHLNDLKNKRYQAIARSLRVNEKVLQKAIGVISALQPRPGSGAWGSAVRYVTPDVMIERTEDEFRVFLNETNIPHLRISRSYKEVLSGRRGRSKKEREFVRKRLASARFLINGLDERRRTIMKVMSFICETQNDFLERGVTSLKPMTLRTVADALGIHESTVSRVIRGKYIQTPQGVFNLKFFFSGAVKSYRTEEVSSRSVRARIGELIKNEDKKKPLSDKRISEVLQSEGFEVARRTVGKYRDELRILPSKMRREP from the coding sequence TTGGAACCTGAACTGAGACTGGATCTAAGGCTACAATTATCTCCACAACTAATAGAGCTGCTGAAGCTGCTGCAGCTTCCCAGGCTCGAACTAGAGCAGTTGATAAGACTTGAACTGCAGCAGAACCCGCTTCTTGAGGAAGTTGAGGAGGAGCTGGAGGAGGATCAACCCGAAGAAGAAACCGCAGAGGACTCTGAGCCAGAAGACGAGTTTGAATGGGCTGAGTTCCTCCAGGACGGTCTGGATTCCGCCTACAAGCCAGATAGGAGAAAAACAGAGGACTTCACCCAGCAGATTCCTGAAGTGCCTGCGAGCCTCAGGGATCATCTTATTACACAGGTTCACCTGAAGGCAGAATCGAATGAGCAGATGCTTATCGGCGAATACATTGTGGACAGTCTTGATGACGACGGATACCTGCGTTCTGTGAACGTGGAAGAAATAGCCACGGCGCTAAGTGTTGAAGTTGAGAAGGTCGAAGATGCACTTGCTCTGGTGCAGAGTCTGGATCCACCTGGTGTGGGGGCGAGAGAACTCAAGGAGTGCCTGCTAATTCAGCTTCGCAACAGTGGAAAAGATGGTGGACTAGAGGTCAAAATCGTAGAGGGGCATCTGAACGATCTGAAGAACAAGAGGTATCAAGCCATTGCCAGGAGTCTGAGGGTAAACGAGAAGGTTCTGCAAAAGGCGATAGGAGTCATCTCTGCGCTTCAGCCCAGGCCGGGAAGCGGCGCGTGGGGCTCAGCGGTTCGGTACGTGACTCCTGATGTGATGATAGAGCGAACTGAGGATGAATTCAGGGTTTTCTTGAACGAGACGAACATTCCGCATCTTAGAATCAGCAGATCCTACAAGGAAGTGCTCTCCGGCCGGAGAGGTAGATCCAAAAAAGAAAGGGAATTTGTGAGAAAAAGACTTGCCTCTGCCCGTTTTCTCATCAATGGACTGGATGAGAGAAGGCGGACGATAATGAAGGTGATGAGCTTCATTTGTGAGACCCAGAACGATTTTCTGGAGAGGGGTGTGACCAGTTTGAAACCCATGACTCTGAGGACGGTAGCTGATGCGCTGGGGATCCACGAATCTACCGTTAGCAGAGTGATAAGAGGGAAGTATATTCAAACTCCACAGGGTGTATTCAATCTCAAATTCTTCTTTTCTGGCGCCGTCAAGTCGTATCGGACAGAGGAAGTTTCTTCCAGATCAGTGAGAGCAAGGATTGGAGAACTGATCAAGAATGAGGACAAGAAGAAGCCCCTGAGTGATAAGAGAATTTCAGAGGTTCTTCAGAGTGAGGGTTTTGAGGTGGCAAGGAGGACCGTGGGGAAGTACAGGGATGAGTTGAGAATTCTACCTTCAAAAATGAGAAGGGAACCTTGA
- the lptB gene encoding LPS export ABC transporter ATP-binding protein yields MRVAVLRTENVSKSYRGKKVVNSVSIQVAEGEIVGLLGPNGAGKTTTFYVIVGMIRPDGGRIYLDEEELTRHPMYQRARKGIGYLSQEPSVFRKLTVEENILGILQTMNLSKAEQAERLSDLMKELKITHLGRQVAGSLSGGERRRLEIARALTTDPHFLLLDEPFTGIDPIVRGDIQEIIRQLRAKGLGVLITDHNVRETLEITDKAYIIYEGKILLSGTATELIEDKKARELYLGPDFKM; encoded by the coding sequence ATGAGAGTGGCAGTTCTCAGGACAGAGAATGTAAGCAAGTCTTATCGTGGGAAAAAGGTGGTCAACAGTGTCAGCATACAGGTTGCTGAGGGTGAGATAGTAGGCCTTCTAGGCCCCAATGGGGCTGGTAAGACAACAACCTTCTACGTGATAGTGGGAATGATAAGGCCTGACGGTGGCAGGATCTATCTTGACGAGGAAGAATTGACCAGACATCCCATGTATCAGAGGGCCCGGAAGGGGATAGGCTATCTGTCTCAGGAGCCCTCGGTGTTCAGAAAACTGACCGTGGAGGAGAACATACTTGGGATTCTTCAGACCATGAATCTGAGCAAGGCAGAACAGGCAGAAAGGCTTTCCGATTTGATGAAGGAGCTCAAGATTACTCACCTTGGGCGCCAGGTGGCCGGAAGTCTTTCTGGCGGGGAGAGAAGGAGACTGGAGATAGCCAGGGCGCTCACCACGGACCCTCACTTTCTTTTGCTGGATGAGCCTTTTACCGGCATCGATCCTATTGTCAGAGGTGACATACAGGAGATAATCAGACAACTTCGTGCGAAGGGCTTGGGGGTCTTGATCACCGACCACAATGTGCGAGAAACACTTGAAATTACGGATAAAGCGTATATAATCTATGAAGGGAAGATTCTCTTATCGGGTACCGCGACCGAGCTCATAGAGGACAAGAAGGCGAGAGAGCTCTACCTTGGTCCTGACTTCAAGATGTAA
- the lptC gene encoding LPS export ABC transporter periplasmic protein LptC translates to MTNSRVDDTSAKPKKNSAIRGAPGGVFAFQGFAMAFFLLSLMAVGCNNQYGENEPIQTDALEVVEGFTLTQTVEGRKAWVLKARLAKSYREKSQINLYDTQIEFYSRDEKLFSTLKSDSGIYYLESGDMKAMGHVSVVSGDSAVLETDSLKWVSKEEKIRTEGSVRVTKGSTIITGDGLVSDPGLDHIEIQRNFRAETEDSELE, encoded by the coding sequence ATGACAAATTCGAGAGTTGACGACACTTCAGCGAAACCAAAGAAGAATTCTGCAATAAGAGGGGCGCCGGGGGGCGTCTTCGCTTTTCAAGGATTCGCTATGGCCTTTTTTCTATTGTCCCTGATGGCCGTAGGCTGCAACAATCAGTACGGTGAGAATGAGCCCATCCAGACGGATGCTCTGGAAGTTGTTGAAGGTTTCACGCTCACGCAGACAGTTGAAGGGAGAAAAGCCTGGGTATTGAAGGCCAGATTGGCAAAGAGTTACAGGGAGAAGAGCCAGATAAACCTGTATGATACGCAGATTGAGTTTTACTCCAGAGATGAAAAGCTATTCTCGACTCTCAAGTCAGACAGCGGGATTTACTATCTTGAAAGCGGTGACATGAAGGCCATGGGACACGTTAGCGTGGTCTCTGGAGACAGCGCTGTTCTGGAGACCGACAGCCTGAAATGGGTCTCCAAAGAGGAAAAGATAAGGACTGAGGGTTCAGTCAGGGTGACCAAGGGGAGCACCATCATAACCGGAGATGGACTGGTCTCCGACCCGGGTCTTGACCACATAGAAATACAAAGGAACTTCCGTGCGGAGACAGAAGATTCGGAATTGGAATAG
- a CDS encoding KpsF/GutQ family sugar-phosphate isomerase, giving the protein MKNKVIEAGKEAIRKECLAVSGLVDRIGKSFEDAVKLIFSCKGRVVVTGMGKSGIIAKKVAATFSSTGTPSFFLHPAEGIHGDIGLVSENDVAVAISKSGETEEVNQLIPVFKRLGVLIIGLIGDLDSRLARSADIVLDVSVDSEACPHGLVPTSSTTAALVMGDAMAVALLSLRDFKPEDFAKLHPGGRLGKKLAQVEDMMLTGTYVPKVKHDSPMKEAILEMTSKRGITSVVDDGGKLVGVITDGDLRRLLEKTSDIFSLKCGEVMSRNPRTIDKNSLAAKAVKMMEDRGITALLVVDGEKCPIGVVHLHDLMRAGVV; this is encoded by the coding sequence ATGAAAAATAAGGTAATCGAGGCAGGGAAGGAAGCGATAAGAAAAGAGTGCCTCGCAGTGAGCGGACTCGTGGACCGCATAGGCAAGTCGTTTGAGGATGCGGTCAAGCTCATATTCTCCTGCAAGGGAAGGGTGGTCGTCACTGGTATGGGAAAATCGGGTATTATTGCCAAGAAGGTGGCTGCTACTTTTTCATCGACCGGAACACCGTCATTCTTTTTACATCCGGCAGAAGGGATTCATGGGGACATCGGCCTTGTCAGCGAAAATGATGTGGCTGTCGCAATATCCAAGAGTGGGGAGACAGAAGAGGTTAATCAGTTGATACCTGTATTTAAGCGTCTGGGGGTATTGATCATAGGGCTCATAGGAGATCTTGACTCCAGGCTTGCCAGGAGTGCAGACATTGTACTGGATGTCTCTGTCGATTCAGAAGCATGTCCCCATGGTCTTGTTCCTACGTCTTCGACTACTGCGGCTCTCGTTATGGGCGATGCCATGGCAGTTGCCCTCCTCAGCCTGAGGGACTTCAAGCCGGAAGATTTTGCTAAACTCCATCCCGGTGGCAGGCTGGGGAAAAAACTTGCCCAGGTAGAGGATATGATGCTGACGGGCACGTATGTACCCAAAGTGAAACATGACTCCCCCATGAAGGAAGCAATCCTCGAGATGACCTCAAAGAGAGGCATAACCTCTGTGGTGGATGACGGTGGTAAGCTCGTGGGTGTCATAACGGATGGTGATCTGAGGAGACTCCTCGAGAAAACCTCTGACATCTTTTCGCTCAAATGTGGAGAGGTGATGAGCAGGAACCCCAGGACGATAGATAAGAACTCTCTGGCTGCGAAGGCGGTGAAGATGATGGAGGACCGCGGTATCACCGCCCTTCTGGTTGTGGATGGTGAGAAATGTCCTATTGGTGTAGTACATTTGCACGACCTTATGAGGGCAGGTGTAGTCTAG
- a CDS encoding 3-deoxy-D-manno-octulosonate 8-phosphate phosphatase (forms homotetramers; catalyzes hydrolysis of KDO 8-P to KDO and inorganic phosphate; functions in lipopolysaccharide biosynthesis), with translation MKEKAEKIRLIAIDVDGVLTDGKIIYSSDSEEKQFAVVDGMGITLARRARLEIAFISVRESEPVSRRATDLGIIELHQGVKRKWDCLKEIMRRYGFSAEEVAYIGDDIVDIVPMRKVGLPIAVANAMPEVKEVAVLVTESGGGEGAVREAVEAILKAKGVWEETLNKYLAELE, from the coding sequence ATGAAAGAGAAGGCAGAAAAGATAAGGCTGATAGCCATCGATGTTGATGGTGTGCTCACTGACGGGAAAATAATCTATTCTTCTGACTCAGAAGAGAAGCAGTTTGCTGTTGTGGATGGCATGGGTATCACTCTTGCGAGGAGGGCAAGACTGGAAATAGCGTTCATCAGTGTGAGAGAGTCTGAACCAGTTTCGAGAAGGGCAACGGACCTGGGTATCATAGAGCTGCACCAGGGAGTGAAAAGAAAGTGGGACTGTTTGAAGGAGATAATGCGGCGCTATGGGTTCTCGGCAGAAGAAGTGGCATATATTGGAGACGATATAGTTGACATTGTGCCCATGAGGAAGGTTGGGTTGCCCATTGCGGTGGCAAATGCGATGCCGGAGGTGAAGGAGGTTGCCGTTCTGGTAACCGAGAGTGGAGGTGGAGAGGGTGCAGTGAGGGAAGCGGTGGAAGCCATTTTGAAGGCCAAAGGGGTGTGGGAGGAGACGCTCAACAAGTATCTGGCAGAGTTGGAATGA
- a CDS encoding 3-deoxy-8-phosphooctulonate synthase — MTTDLKVREVSVGRASPLVLIAGPCVIENEESSLRAAEAIKKIAAGLQMGFIFKSSYTKDNRSKATAYTGPGLDVGLRILEKVKREIGVPVLSDVHCRYEVDAAAEVLDVLQIPAYLSQQTSLALAVGTAGKPVNIKKGQFIGPKEMKDSIGKIEHTGNRKIMLTERGSCFGYNSLVVDMRSFPILASFGYPVIFDVTHSVRIYGTPSSESAGGEPQYVPHLARAAVAAGCDGIFIEVHEDPQQAKCDACSMLPISYLEELLKELKEIDEIVRAKRMEE, encoded by the coding sequence ATGACTACAGACCTGAAGGTGAGGGAAGTTTCTGTTGGGCGAGCAAGTCCGCTGGTCTTGATTGCAGGGCCCTGTGTGATAGAGAACGAAGAGTCTTCGCTGAGGGCTGCGGAAGCGATAAAGAAGATCGCTGCAGGATTGCAGATGGGGTTCATATTCAAATCTTCGTATACAAAGGACAACAGGTCAAAAGCAACGGCGTACACAGGCCCGGGCCTTGATGTTGGGTTAAGGATACTGGAAAAGGTGAAGAGGGAGATTGGAGTGCCGGTTCTGTCAGATGTTCACTGCAGATATGAGGTGGACGCGGCCGCAGAGGTTCTGGACGTTCTGCAGATTCCTGCCTATCTTTCACAGCAAACAAGTCTCGCCCTGGCCGTAGGGACAGCGGGAAAGCCGGTCAACATAAAGAAAGGGCAATTTATCGGCCCCAAGGAGATGAAGGACTCCATAGGTAAGATCGAGCACACCGGGAACAGGAAGATAATGTTGACTGAGAGAGGTTCCTGCTTCGGGTACAATAGCCTGGTTGTGGACATGAGGTCTTTTCCCATACTCGCATCGTTTGGTTACCCGGTCATCTTTGACGTGACCCATTCGGTGAGGATTTATGGTACCCCCTCCAGCGAGTCTGCTGGGGGTGAACCTCAGTATGTTCCTCATCTTGCGCGAGCCGCGGTTGCTGCAGGGTGTGATGGAATATTCATTGAGGTGCACGAAGATCCACAACAGGCAAAATGCGATGCCTGCAGTATGCTTCCGATCTCCTATCTGGAAGAACTGCTAAAGGAGTTGAAAGAGATAGACGAGATAGTGAGAGCTAAGCGGATGGAGGAGTAA
- the pyrG gene encoding CTP synthase (glutamine hydrolyzing), producing the protein MRFIVVAGGVMSGVGKGLATASIGKILQQYGYSTTALKIDPYINFDAGTLRPTEHGEVWVTEDGGEIDQDLGSYERFLGIEIPKKNNITTGQIYKAVIDRERRGDYLGKTVQFIPHIPNEIKDRVKSAGEGHDFVLVEIGGTIGDYENIPFLFAMKSLEREVGVDNVAYVLVTYLPVPDHISEMKTKPTQQAIKMLSEHGIFPDFILCRGKRPLDHVRKKKIEIYANIPSEHVISAPDVDTIYAIPLNLEKERLGEKILKRFSLQKKTEPDWSQWEALVERIRNPSRRVNVAMIGKYVDIGDYSLTDSYISVNQALKHAGASLSVAVDISWVDSKKFEKSPSEVESLREFDGIVIPGGFGASGVEGKVGAIKFARENNVPFLGLCYGLQCAVIEFSRSVCGMKTANTSEIDVQTKYAVIDILPTQKKIIEESQYGGSMRLGAYAATLRSGTKAHSLYKRCGRPQQDAQKIKMWQNDPEMKFRLGLLDDGADVVLERHRHRYEVSPQYIDVMEKNGLAVSGMHKRLDEANLVEFIELPKHRFFIGTQAHPEFRSRLEAPAPLFLGFVEACLER; encoded by the coding sequence ATGAGGTTCATCGTGGTGGCTGGCGGTGTGATGAGTGGCGTTGGCAAGGGTTTAGCTACTGCTTCCATTGGCAAAATACTGCAGCAGTATGGGTATTCAACAACAGCCCTAAAAATAGATCCTTACATAAATTTCGATGCAGGTACGCTCAGGCCAACAGAACATGGGGAAGTCTGGGTAACTGAGGATGGTGGAGAGATAGACCAGGATCTGGGCAGTTATGAACGATTTCTTGGCATCGAGATTCCCAAGAAGAACAACATCACCACAGGCCAGATATACAAGGCCGTAATCGATAGGGAGAGAAGAGGCGACTATTTGGGCAAGACTGTCCAGTTCATTCCCCATATTCCGAATGAGATCAAGGACAGAGTGAAGAGCGCTGGTGAGGGCCATGACTTTGTCCTGGTAGAGATCGGAGGAACAATTGGCGACTATGAGAATATCCCTTTTCTTTTCGCAATGAAGAGTCTGGAGAGAGAGGTAGGGGTAGACAACGTCGCTTACGTGCTCGTAACTTATCTGCCGGTGCCAGACCACATAAGCGAAATGAAGACCAAACCGACACAGCAGGCGATAAAAATGCTTTCCGAGCACGGGATCTTTCCCGATTTCATTCTTTGTAGGGGAAAAAGGCCACTTGATCATGTCAGAAAAAAGAAGATTGAGATTTATGCAAATATTCCGAGTGAGCATGTGATATCTGCTCCGGATGTTGACACAATCTATGCGATTCCGCTCAACTTAGAGAAAGAGAGGCTGGGGGAGAAAATACTGAAAAGGTTCTCCTTGCAGAAGAAGACCGAACCCGACTGGTCACAATGGGAAGCCCTTGTTGAACGGATTAGGAACCCATCCAGAAGAGTAAATGTGGCCATGATCGGCAAGTATGTTGACATAGGTGACTACAGCCTCACCGATTCCTACATCTCCGTGAATCAAGCTTTGAAACACGCTGGCGCCAGCCTTTCAGTCGCTGTTGACATATCCTGGGTCGATTCCAAGAAGTTTGAGAAGTCTCCATCAGAGGTCGAAAGTCTACGGGAGTTCGATGGGATCGTCATCCCCGGTGGGTTCGGAGCGAGCGGCGTGGAGGGGAAGGTCGGCGCGATCAAGTTCGCCAGGGAGAACAACGTACCGTTCCTTGGTCTGTGCTATGGTCTCCAGTGCGCAGTGATTGAATTCTCAAGAAGTGTGTGTGGTATGAAGACCGCGAATACGAGTGAAATAGATGTCCAGACTAAGTATGCGGTCATAGACATTCTTCCCACGCAGAAGAAGATAATTGAGGAGAGCCAATATGGTGGTTCTATGAGGCTTGGTGCTTACGCTGCAACATTGAGGTCAGGGACCAAGGCACACAGTCTCTACAAGAGATGTGGAAGGCCACAACAGGATGCCCAGAAGATCAAGATGTGGCAGAACGATCCCGAGATGAAATTTCGCTTGGGATTGCTGGATGATGGAGCGGATGTGGTTCTGGAAAGGCACAGGCACAGATACGAAGTCTCTCCCCAGTACATCGATGTGATGGAGAAGAACGGTCTTGCAGTTTCCGGTATGCATAAACGGCTTGACGAAGCCAATCTTGTTGAGTTCATCGAACTCCCAAAGCACAGGTTCTTCATTGGAACTCAGGCTCATCCTGAGTTTAGATCCAGACTGGAGGCTCCCGCTCCACTCTTTCTCGGTTTTGTTGAGGCTTGCCTGGAGAGGTGA
- the kdsB gene encoding 3-deoxy-manno-octulosonate cytidylyltransferase encodes MGGGVIGVIPARWNSVRFPGKPLASILGRPMLQHVYERASSCRLITELLIATDDDRVAEAAKGFGAKVVMTSTEHPTGTDRVAEAISKVPGSVVVNIQGDEPLLRPESIDKLVSEMTSNPAVGMATLACKIADPTELESDSCAKVVLDMNDEAIYFSRSKIPYVIGSHPFEFYKHVGVYGYRRDVLDRLAASPPSPLEIAEGLEQLRALEQGVRIRVVKVSEWGPAVDTPEDIERVEQVLREEKSRA; translated from the coding sequence GTGGGAGGGGGTGTCATAGGGGTCATTCCGGCGCGGTGGAATTCTGTGAGGTTCCCGGGCAAACCACTGGCCTCCATCCTGGGCAGGCCAATGTTGCAGCACGTGTATGAGAGGGCGAGCTCCTGCCGACTCATCACTGAGCTCCTCATAGCAACAGATGATGACCGCGTTGCCGAGGCAGCAAAGGGCTTTGGAGCCAAGGTTGTCATGACTTCAACGGAACATCCAACAGGGACTGATAGGGTTGCAGAGGCTATTTCGAAAGTACCTGGCTCAGTTGTCGTCAACATCCAGGGGGATGAGCCTCTCTTGAGGCCGGAATCTATTGACAAGTTGGTGAGCGAGATGACATCCAACCCGGCCGTGGGAATGGCAACTCTTGCCTGCAAGATTGCTGACCCGACTGAGCTGGAAAGCGACTCATGCGCAAAAGTTGTTCTTGACATGAATGATGAGGCCATCTACTTTTCTCGCTCAAAGATTCCCTATGTGATAGGATCTCATCCTTTTGAGTTCTATAAGCACGTAGGTGTGTATGGTTACAGGCGTGATGTATTGGACAGGCTTGCTGCGTCTCCTCCCAGTCCTCTTGAGATTGCGGAGGGGCTTGAACAGCTCCGGGCCCTTGAACAGGGAGTGCGGATCCGCGTGGTTAAAGTCAGTGAGTGGGGTCCGGCAGTCGACACGCCGGAAGACATTGAACGTGTGGAACAAGTACTCCGGGAGGAGAAATCCAGAGCGTGA
- a CDS encoding 30S ribosomal protein S1: protein MSEKEKKVDSEESPEIEIKEEELSQEEMMELYMESIGNVEEGKVIKGSVVKIGGKEAIIDVGLKSEGIIPLSEFKDPEALKVGDEIDVFLEETEDDEGFAVLSKQKADFLRVWDTIKSAYDDKMPLEGVITRRVRGGMIVEVLAVDAFLPGSQIDLHPVKDMDKLVGTTHEFRIIKLNWKRRNIVVSRRAVLEIEREEARTRLLKELEVGQVREGIVKNITDFGAFIDLGGVDGLLHITDMSWGRVIHPSELVAIGDKINTKVIGIDHQKMRVSLGLKQLTEYPWEKIEEKHPVESKVRGKVVSITDYGAFVELEKGVEGLVHISEMAWTRRIHHPSQVVAIGDIIDAVVLSIDKENERISLGLKQTMADPWETLEERFPVGSTISGKVRTLTNFGAFVEIEDGIDGLVHISDMSWTRRINHPSEVVKRGEKVEVVVLSIDRENRRISLGMKQTQEDPLENFSGSNEIGLEMKGKVAELLEQGLIVELEDDVRGFVPFSHLIREDMSVPADKYGVDEELDLVLIEVNRESRRVVLSEKAFYQAKSVPARDAVGEARSRPKKRRERKRLTKRDNEEEVPYQEEPD, encoded by the coding sequence ATGTCTGAGAAAGAAAAGAAAGTCGATTCGGAAGAGAGCCCTGAGATAGAAATCAAGGAGGAGGAACTATCTCAGGAAGAGATGATGGAGCTCTACATGGAGTCCATTGGTAATGTGGAAGAGGGCAAGGTGATCAAGGGCTCTGTCGTCAAAATCGGGGGAAAAGAGGCGATCATAGATGTGGGTCTCAAGTCAGAAGGGATAATCCCTCTGTCAGAGTTCAAGGACCCGGAGGCCCTGAAAGTCGGCGATGAGATTGACGTTTTTCTGGAAGAGACTGAGGACGATGAAGGCTTTGCCGTTCTGTCCAAACAGAAGGCCGACTTCCTGCGTGTATGGGACACGATCAAATCGGCATACGATGATAAAATGCCCCTTGAGGGTGTGATAACCCGACGCGTGCGAGGAGGCATGATAGTCGAAGTTCTGGCTGTGGATGCTTTCCTTCCAGGTTCTCAAATAGACCTCCATCCGGTCAAGGACATGGACAAGCTTGTCGGCACCACGCATGAGTTCAGGATTATCAAGCTGAATTGGAAGAGGAGAAACATCGTCGTTTCAAGGCGAGCCGTACTCGAGATTGAGAGGGAAGAAGCAAGAACCAGACTGCTCAAGGAGCTTGAAGTTGGTCAGGTGAGGGAAGGCATTGTGAAGAACATCACTGACTTTGGCGCCTTCATCGATTTGGGCGGCGTCGACGGCCTGTTGCACATAACCGACATGTCCTGGGGCCGGGTAATCCACCCTTCTGAGCTTGTCGCCATTGGAGACAAGATAAATACAAAGGTAATTGGAATCGACCACCAGAAGATGCGGGTTTCTCTGGGCCTGAAGCAGCTGACCGAATACCCCTGGGAGAAGATAGAAGAGAAGCACCCGGTTGAGTCAAAGGTGAGAGGAAAGGTAGTCTCAATAACCGACTATGGAGCATTTGTGGAACTCGAAAAAGGTGTCGAGGGGCTGGTCCACATATCTGAAATGGCGTGGACCAGACGGATACACCATCCCAGTCAAGTCGTTGCCATTGGAGACATCATTGATGCTGTGGTGCTCAGTATCGACAAGGAGAATGAAAGGATATCTCTGGGGCTGAAACAGACCATGGCCGACCCATGGGAGACCCTTGAGGAGAGGTTCCCTGTGGGGAGTACAATTTCCGGAAAAGTGAGGACCCTCACAAATTTTGGGGCCTTCGTAGAAATAGAAGATGGCATTGATGGGCTTGTTCACATATCAGACATGTCCTGGACCAGGAGAATCAACCACCCTAGCGAAGTGGTCAAAAGAGGTGAAAAGGTGGAGGTGGTTGTCCTGAGCATCGACAGAGAAAACAGAAGAATATCTCTGGGGATGAAACAGACTCAAGAAGACCCGCTGGAGAATTTCAGCGGCAGCAATGAGATTGGGTTGGAAATGAAGGGGAAGGTGGCAGAGCTCCTGGAACAGGGGTTGATTGTGGAGCTCGAAGATGATGTCCGGGGATTTGTACCTTTCTCGCATTTGATTAGGGAGGACATGAGTGTTCCGGCTGACAAGTATGGCGTGGACGAGGAACTTGATCTTGTGCTCATAGAGGTGAACAGGGAGTCGCGCAGAGTTGTTCTTAGCGAAAAAGCGTTCTACCAGGCAAAGAGTGTACCAGCAAGAGACGCGGTTGGTGAAGCCCGGTCTCGCCCGAAGAAGCGGAGAGAGAGGAAGAGACTAACGAAAAGAGACAACGAAGAAGAAGTTCCCTACCAGGAGGAGCCTGACTAG